A single genomic interval of Lacrimispora sphenoides JCM 1415 harbors:
- a CDS encoding DUF1700 domain-containing protein yields MSRDEFMRELEYLLSDIPDEEKADAIEYYRDYLEEAGQENEEKVIKEFESPERIAAIIRSDISGNLDDGGEFTETGYRDERFKDPNYQMAKRYDLPEVSDDGRYGHEGQEKKHNRRRRGMDGNRTVKTVLWIILIIAASPILMGIGGGLVGLLGGILGCLLAAVVGVGALTFALLAAGVGLILGSVVSMVIHPLSGALLLGLGVLFLGLGMIALALCGSFYGSFLPFLFRSCVNALSRLLHGRRSRL; encoded by the coding sequence ATGAGCAGGGATGAGTTTATGAGAGAGCTGGAGTATCTGCTGTCGGATATTCCAGATGAAGAGAAGGCGGATGCCATCGAATATTACAGGGATTATCTGGAAGAAGCGGGGCAGGAAAATGAAGAAAAGGTAATCAAGGAGTTTGAAAGCCCTGAGCGGATTGCAGCGATTATCCGCTCGGACATATCCGGGAATTTAGATGACGGAGGAGAATTCACGGAGACTGGCTATCGGGATGAACGGTTTAAAGATCCGAATTACCAGATGGCTAAGAGGTATGATCTTCCGGAGGTATCCGATGACGGCCGATACGGTCACGAAGGACAGGAGAAAAAGCATAACAGGCGAAGAAGAGGCATGGATGGTAACCGTACCGTAAAAACTGTTTTATGGATCATATTAATCATTGCAGCTTCGCCTATCCTTATGGGAATCGGAGGAGGTCTTGTTGGCTTGTTAGGAGGAATTTTAGGCTGCCTTTTGGCAGCAGTTGTTGGAGTCGGGGCGCTTACCTTTGCTCTTTTAGCGGCCGGGGTCGGTTTGATTTTGGGCAGTGTCGTCTCCATGGTGATTCATCCCTTAAGCGGAGCCCTGCTTTTAGGACTGGGAGTCCTGTTCCTTGGCTTAGGAATGATCGCTCTGGCCCTCTGCGGTTCTTTTTATGGGAGCTTTCTTCCATTTCTTTTCAGAAGCTGTGTGAATGCCCTTAGCAGGTTATTACATGGAAGGAGAAGCCGTTTATGA